From the genome of Colletotrichum destructivum chromosome 10, complete sequence, one region includes:
- a CDS encoding Putative P-loop containing nucleoside triphosphate hydrolase, dynamin yields MPEGTATVLTDMAELVDEKEKARAFGQLQLQHLETVFKSKAVRQFIEGIEDWEDNLKTLKTFQNERQILIGIWGETGLGKSSLINALLGYRIVPTSQSSACTAAVCIFGYNNDTAGGNKFRATITFKSWDTVKTELDALKKEQADLEDMRSLFENDPTSDFSGQYAEVERSIQSIMSWSGLSDAFIRKSSPEQILQNAKSLATDIFPNGKADNTGNHQEHIVAASERAFIRLLRQYVDSANKSSAPKYWPLVEKVEAFVDSPILRNGIKLVDLPGTSDAFGFRGEIAHSYQDRLDKVIVVTPATRAADNKAAADFILSENQATQLDMDGMLKNESICVVVTKIDSMNCDTAETEFPTHDIIEKVDALAEVEDALAEMEQHGNMIQDDGEDSEIQDDGEDSENVPLAGRKRANADQATCWAAKKQRLSSGMTDTNGKQERMDELQHQRDFIRSELKYLCIQERNKELKHRIKETLLDPSKRINVAEESVVAVSSVYPVSSEAFMELQKTPSIDGFPDVSSTGIPDLKAWLNSISLPYRQEWADADIHHIQVLIDAADGWTQANVNDLPKLSKSEVVGLQVRMDGFLKELGKAITTSVRRKLQQKLSHLEPLRKSSLTKVSLKRNLGKNGKETQMAMKNLRRFLEAWKVKNHWAGTRPSSKEDETHWSTYQACVKRHGGVFKRRARRTQPKAEIHWLGDVDLSFWRGHKDKWRTGFTQKFSTIKKTIHSSGLVAFKKWVESLHDDEGMPESFRELMKANTYKLDHLFEKYMTDVGEHINLFEKAARKERGIVQRYFSSGMRPGFEAAARIRGKQIKERQSHVVQKHVEADGVQMFRNARNALEAQLAKCHRSTSKEIGQLWMAPKKGCGGRIRAEMLRVLKRSSISSLMPSAGTLMTDDAKAQIRTIVIRWRTTWHAVHVRLPRFVPVKEDIDSNAEEVDSDNEEGDMSTEVQVKREPDEVGSY; encoded by the exons ATGCCAGAGGGCACGGCGACTGTCTTGACTGACATGGCAGAACTGGTCgatgagaaagagaaggcTCGTGCTTTCGGCCAACTTCAGCTCCAGCATCTGGAGACTGTTTTCAAGAGCAAAGCCGTGCGACAATTCATCGAAGGCATTGAGGATTGGGAAGACAATCTGA AAACCCTCAAAACCTTCCAGAATGAGCGCCAGATCCTCATCGGTATCTGGGGTGAGACTGGGCTTGGTAAGAGTTCTCTGATCAATGCGCTACTCGGCTACAGAATTGTGCCCACGAGCCAAAGTTCGGCATGTACGGCTGCCGTTTGTATCTTTGGCTACAACAACGACACTGCAGGCGGAAACAAGTTTCGCGCCACCATCACTTTCAAGAGTTGGGACACAGTCAAGACAGAGCTCGATGCCTTGAAAAAAGAGCAGGCAGATCTTGAAGATATGAGAAGCCTGTTTGAGAATGACCCAACCTCGGACTTCTCGGGACAATACGCCGAGGTTGAACGCAGCATCCAAAGCATCATGAGCTGGTCCGGCCTTTCGGACGCCTTCATTCGAAAATCCTCTCCGGAACAGATCTTGCAGAACGCAAAATCACTCGCCACGGACATTTTCCCCAACGGAAAGGCCGACAATACGGGAAACCATCAGGAACACATTGTGGCCGCCAGCGAGAGGGCCTTTATCAGGCTCTTGAGGCAGTATGTGGATAGTGCAAACAAGTCATCCGCCCCAAAGTACTGGCCGTTGGTTGAGAAAGTCGAGGCTTTTGTCGATTCTCCTATTCTCCGCAACGGCATTAAGCTTGTTGACCTTCCAGGAACCAGCGACGCCTTTGGGTTTCGAGGAGAAATCGCCCACAGTTATCAAGATCGGTTGGACAAGGTGATTGTCGTGACGCCTGCGACACGAGCTGCCGACAACAAAGCCGCTGCCGATTTCATTTTGTCCGAGAACCAAGCCACGCAGTTGGACATGGACGGCATGTTAAAGAACGAATCCATATGTGTTGTTGTCACTAAGATCGACAGCATGAACTGCGACACCGCCGAAACTGAGTTTCCTACCCACGACATCATTGAGAAAGTCGATGCATTGGCCGAGGTAGAAGATGCTCTGGCAGAGATGGAACAGCACGGCAACATGATCCAGGATGATGGAGAGGACTCGGAGATCCAGGATGATGGAGAGGACTCGGAGAATGTTCCACTCGCCGGCCGTAAACGGGCTAACGCTGACCAGGCCACATGTTGGGCTGCCAAAAAGCAGCGACTCAGCTCTGGCATGACTGATACGAATGGCAAACAGGAGCGAATGGATGAGCTCCAACACCAGAGGGACTTCATCAGGTCCGAACTGAAGTATCTTTGCATCCAAGAGCGAAACAAGGAACTGAAGCACAGAATCAAGGAAACCCTCCTCGACCCTAGCAAGAGGATCAACGTTGCTGAGGAATCGGTAGTCGCCGTGTCGTCGGTTTATCCTGTCAGCAGCGAAGCGTTCATGGAGCTCCAGAAAACACCGTCTATCGACGGCTTCCCGGACGTCAGCTCTACCGGCATTCCAGACCTGAAGGCCTGGCTGAACAGCATCTCCCTTCCTTACAGGCAGGAGTGGGCAGACGCGGACATTCATCATATCCAGGTCCtgatcgacgccgccgatggctGGACGCAAGCCAACGTTAACGACCTTCCCAAGCTCAGTAAGAGCGAAGTTGTCGGTTTGCAAGTCCGCATGGATGGGTTTTTGAAAGAACTGGGGAAG GCCATCACTACCTCAGTGCGCCGTAAACTCCAACAAAAACTGTCTCACTTGGAGCCGTTGCGAAAGAGCAGCTTGACCAAAGTGTCTCTCAAACGCAATCTCGGAAAGAATGGAAAGGAAACGCAAATGGCTATGAAAAATCTTAGGCGGTTCCTAGAAGCGTGGAAGGTGAAGAACCATTGGGCAGGCACCCGCCCTTCGAGCAAGGAGGATGAAACCCATTGGTCTACCTACCAAGCTTGTGTGAAGAGGCACGGTGGTGTATTCAAACGTCGAGCTCGGAGAACTCagcccaaggccgagatCCACTGGCTGGGCGACGT AGATCTTTCTTTCTGGAGAGGCCATAAGGATAAGTGGCGAACCGGCTTCACTCAGAAATTCTCGACAATCAAGAAGACCATCCATAGCAGTGGTCTTGTTGCCTTCAAGAAGTGGGTCGAGAGTTTGcatgacgacgagggcatgCCGGAATCCTTCCGGGAGTTGATGAAGGCGAACACCTACAAACTCGACCACCTCTTTGAGAAGTACATGACCGACGTAGGAGAACATATCAATCTATTCGAGAAGGCCGCGCGAAAGGAGAGGGGAATCGTTCAGAGATATTTCTCCAGCGGCATGCGGCCTGGTTTcgaagctgctgctcggATCCGTG GAAAACAAATCAAAGAAAGGCAGAGCCATGTTGTCCAGAAACACGTCGAAGCCGATGGCGTTCAGATGTTTAGAAATGCCCGCAACGCACTGGAGGCACAGCTCGCAAAGTGCCATCGCAGCACTTCGAAGGAGATAGGGCAACTCTGGATGGCTCCAAAGAAGGGCTGTGGTGGCCGCATACGCGCCGAGATGCTCCGCGTTCTCAAGCGATCCTCTATCTCGTCTCTAATGCCAAGCGCAGGGACTCTGATGACCGACGATGCCAAGGCGCAAATTCGGACCATCGTTATCCgatggaggacgacgtgGCACGCAGTCCATGTCCGACTCCCCCGGTTTGTGCCGGTCAAGGAGGACATCGATTCAAACGCGGAAGAGGTCGATTCAGACAATGAGGAGGGTGACATGTCGACGGAGGTCCAGGTCAAGAGAGAACCCGATGAAGTCGGCAGTTATTGA